One Luteibacter sp. 9135 DNA segment encodes these proteins:
- the queC gene encoding 7-cyano-7-deazaguanine synthase QueC encodes MNASTSPRKAVILVSGGMDSAVTIAMAREQGFEVYALSVAYGQRHSSELEASERVSTMLGAVTHKTVNIDLRSIGGSALTADIDVPEDGGEGIPVTYVPARNTIMLSIALGWAEVLGSSDIFCGVNAVDYSGYPDCRPAFVESFQALANVATKAGVEGAGIRIHAPLMQMGKDDIVREGMRLGVDFSATVSCYQADAQGRACGHCDACRLRAEGFAKAGVPDPTHYA; translated from the coding sequence ATGAATGCTTCGACCTCTCCCCGCAAGGCCGTGATCCTCGTGTCCGGCGGCATGGATTCGGCGGTCACCATCGCCATGGCCCGCGAGCAGGGTTTCGAGGTCTATGCCCTGAGTGTCGCTTACGGTCAGCGGCACAGCTCCGAACTGGAAGCGTCCGAGCGGGTGTCGACCATGCTCGGCGCGGTGACCCACAAGACCGTGAACATCGACCTGCGCAGCATCGGCGGTTCCGCCTTGACGGCGGACATCGACGTGCCCGAGGACGGCGGCGAAGGCATCCCCGTGACCTACGTGCCGGCGCGCAACACCATCATGCTGTCCATCGCGCTGGGCTGGGCCGAGGTGCTGGGCTCGTCTGACATCTTCTGTGGCGTCAATGCCGTGGATTACTCCGGCTACCCGGATTGCCGCCCCGCATTCGTCGAGTCGTTCCAGGCCTTGGCCAATGTGGCCACCAAGGCCGGTGTAGAAGGCGCGGGCATCCGCATCCATGCCCCGCTGATGCAGATGGGCAAGGACGACATCGTGCGCGAAGGCATGCGCCTGGGCGTGGACTTCTCGGCCACGGTCAGCTGCTACCAGGCCGATGCGCAGGGCCGTGCCTGCGGGCACTGCGATGCCTGCCGGCTGCGGGCGGAAGGATTTGCCAAGGCCGGCGTGCCGGACCCGACGCATTACGCCTGA
- the queE gene encoding 7-carboxy-7-deazaguanine synthase QueE, translating to MTGSTVLPAAVPPASPVAERLRITEIFHSVQGEADAIGWPTVFVRLTGCPLRCVWCDTEYSFHGGQWHDIDAIVAEVAGYGARHVCVTGGEPLAQKRCHILLRKLCDAGHEVSLETSGALDVADVDPRVRKVMDLKAPDSGESARNLWSNLDHLLPHDQVKFVIASRGDFEWSRDIVREHALDRRAMVLFSPVWGNVQPRELAEWILAERLPVRFQLQLHKLLWNDAAGH from the coding sequence ATGACCGGTAGCACCGTACTACCGGCGGCTGTCCCGCCGGCTTCGCCCGTCGCGGAGCGGCTGCGGATCACCGAGATATTCCACTCCGTGCAGGGTGAGGCCGACGCCATAGGCTGGCCCACGGTATTCGTACGCCTTACCGGATGCCCGCTGCGCTGCGTGTGGTGCGATACCGAATATTCCTTCCACGGCGGCCAGTGGCACGACATTGACGCCATCGTCGCCGAGGTGGCCGGTTACGGTGCGCGCCATGTCTGCGTCACGGGCGGCGAGCCGCTGGCGCAGAAGCGCTGCCATATCCTCCTGCGCAAGCTGTGCGATGCCGGCCACGAGGTTTCCCTGGAAACCTCCGGCGCGCTCGATGTCGCCGATGTCGATCCGCGCGTCCGTAAGGTCATGGACCTGAAAGCTCCGGATTCCGGCGAAAGCGCGCGCAACCTCTGGTCCAACCTCGACCATCTGCTGCCGCACGACCAGGTGAAGTTCGTCATCGCCAGCCGCGGCGACTTCGAATGGTCGCGCGACATCGTCCGCGAGCACGCGCTGGATCGCCGCGCGATGGTGCTGTTTTCCCCGGTGTGGGGCAACGTCCAGCCGCGCGAACTCGCCGAGTGGATTCTCGCCGAACGCCTGCCCGTGCGCTTCCAGCTGCAGCTGCACAAGCTGCTGTGGAACGACGCCGCCGGCCACTGA
- a CDS encoding LuxR C-terminal-related transcriptional regulator — translation MHVLIADDHRLIIEGVKLKLRELGDHVTFVEAQTVAQLQKHLSDGPLPDIALIDMAMPGADGVEHIKHAVTAMREAEDESGIARMRPVIVLSGTEDSSSIRCVLGLGVQGYIPKSSPPDVILNAVRLVVGGGVYVPPEAMKAAADVVPPFIMQRDVGEGMALKDRLTSILTDRQQDVLKLLAKGRPNKLIARELEISEGTVKIHLAAIFRALHVRNRLEALVAAQHLGDMSTLDDDLSTHP, via the coding sequence ATGCACGTACTGATCGCGGACGATCATCGACTCATCATCGAGGGAGTGAAGCTCAAGCTTCGCGAGTTGGGTGATCACGTCACCTTCGTCGAAGCCCAGACGGTGGCCCAGCTTCAGAAGCATCTCAGCGACGGTCCCCTGCCGGACATCGCCCTGATCGACATGGCCATGCCCGGCGCCGATGGTGTTGAACACATCAAGCACGCCGTGACGGCGATGCGTGAGGCCGAAGACGAAAGCGGCATCGCACGCATGCGTCCGGTCATCGTGCTGTCCGGCACGGAAGATTCGTCCTCGATCCGGTGTGTCCTGGGACTGGGCGTGCAGGGGTATATCCCGAAATCGTCGCCGCCGGACGTCATCCTCAATGCCGTGCGGCTGGTGGTCGGTGGTGGTGTCTATGTACCGCCGGAGGCGATGAAGGCCGCCGCGGATGTCGTGCCACCCTTCATCATGCAGCGCGACGTCGGCGAAGGCATGGCGCTGAAAGACCGCCTGACCAGCATCCTGACCGATCGGCAACAGGACGTGCTGAAGCTGCTGGCCAAGGGCAGGCCGAACAAACTGATCGCGCGCGAGCTGGAGATCAGCGAGGGCACGGTCAAGATCCACCTGGCGGCGATCTTCCGCGCGCTCCATGTCCGCAACCGGCTGGAGGCGCTCGTGGCCGCGCAGCACCTGGGTGACATGAGCACCCTGGACGACGACCTGTCGACCCACCCGTGA
- the tolR gene encoding protein TolR yields the protein MATRNVHRRHKRKLKSEINVVPYIDVMLVLLIIFMVTTPMMNLGVDIQLPQTNAKSLQDKKDPVVVSVDEGGQIYLTANGTKREPVSADEFKSKITAFHDANPELQVLVAGDQRVGYGKVYQILPILQEAGVSKIGLMSQPESGAQNGKP from the coding sequence ATGGCCACGCGTAACGTGCACCGCCGCCACAAGCGGAAGCTGAAATCCGAGATCAACGTCGTGCCGTACATCGACGTGATGCTCGTCCTGCTCATCATCTTCATGGTCACCACGCCGATGATGAACCTGGGCGTGGATATCCAGCTGCCACAGACCAACGCCAAGTCCCTGCAGGACAAGAAGGACCCGGTCGTCGTTTCCGTCGACGAGGGTGGCCAGATCTACCTTACCGCCAACGGCACCAAGCGCGAGCCGGTCAGCGCGGACGAGTTCAAGAGCAAGATCACCGCCTTCCACGATGCCAATCCCGAGCTCCAGGTCCTGGTGGCGGGCGACCAGCGCGTGGGCTATGGCAAGGTCTACCAGATCCTCCCGATCCTCCAGGAAGCGGGCGTCTCCAAGATCGGCCTGATGAGCCAGCCGGAGTCGGGCGCGCAGAATGGAAAACCGTAA
- a CDS encoding RICIN domain-containing protein, which yields MTWLGFDCHDNGEGFGPLSSVRAESMGTWNMKKALLIATAAVSFAYASSAMAAVNDKQDAQAMLTGGPFTWVAYFSVLNPPSRCVTATEGGQVNLSICDGGRYQMWTHSQNQLGDEIRNVQSDLCLQGGSPSSPSVTTQACNGGNAQRWVLTQDRLGWSMRNVSTGYCLDTNGSAVLQIYCGLGDPARQRWVQQ from the coding sequence ATGACGTGGCTCGGTTTCGATTGCCATGACAACGGCGAGGGCTTTGGACCTCTGTCATCCGTACGTGCCGAATCGATGGGGACATGGAACATGAAAAAGGCTTTGCTGATTGCGACAGCTGCGGTTTCCTTTGCATATGCATCGTCCGCCATGGCGGCGGTGAACGATAAGCAGGATGCGCAGGCCATGCTCACAGGCGGACCCTTTACGTGGGTTGCCTATTTCAGCGTTCTTAATCCACCCTCGCGTTGTGTCACTGCCACGGAGGGTGGACAGGTAAATCTCTCGATCTGCGATGGCGGCCGGTATCAGATGTGGACGCACTCGCAGAATCAGCTCGGCGACGAGATCCGCAACGTGCAGTCAGACCTTTGTTTGCAGGGTGGCAGCCCCAGCAGCCCGTCGGTCACGACACAGGCCTGCAACGGCGGAAACGCGCAACGGTGGGTTTTGACGCAGGATCGCCTGGGCTGGTCCATGCGTAATGTTTCCACCGGGTACTGTCTCGACACCAATGGAAGCGCTGTCCTGCAGATTTATTGCGGTTTGGGTGACCCGGCGCGCCAACGTTGGGTTCAGCAGTAG
- the pal gene encoding peptidoglycan-associated lipoprotein Pal: MNKTVTVTLAALLCVGAAACSKKQVKPVAPTESQPVAQTQAPMNDGKYQPSDLDTDACLRQRVVYFDFDKNEVKPEFQQIIACHAKYLQDRPQSAMTLEGNTDERGTREYNLGLGERRGNAVSSAIQAAGGSAGQVNVTSYGKEKPTCREHNDDCWSKNRRVEIVYTAK, translated from the coding sequence ATGAATAAGACTGTTACCGTCACCCTGGCTGCCCTGCTCTGCGTGGGCGCGGCCGCTTGCTCCAAGAAGCAGGTCAAGCCGGTCGCTCCGACCGAATCGCAGCCGGTCGCTCAGACCCAGGCTCCGATGAACGACGGCAAGTACCAGCCGTCCGACCTCGACACCGACGCTTGCCTGCGTCAGCGCGTCGTCTACTTCGACTTCGACAAGAACGAAGTGAAGCCGGAGTTCCAGCAGATCATCGCTTGCCACGCCAAGTACCTGCAGGATCGTCCGCAGTCGGCCATGACCCTCGAAGGCAACACCGACGAGCGCGGCACGCGTGAATACAACCTGGGCCTCGGCGAGCGTCGCGGCAATGCCGTGTCCAGCGCCATCCAGGCTGCCGGTGGTTCGGCTGGCCAGGTCAACGTCACCAGCTACGGCAAAGAGAAGCCGACCTGCCGTGAGCACAACGATGACTGCTGGTCCAAGAACCGTCGCGTCGAGATCGTCTACACCGCGAAGTAA
- the tolB gene encoding Tol-Pal system beta propeller repeat protein TolB — MNPPMRRMLPRLALLLVALTAFVAGPAAAQSLNVDIVGGLKTATPIAVVPFAQAGGAPLPTDVADVIRADFNRSGKFRSLDKADIVETPSQGADIKFATWRLLKQDFITIGRISDAGGGNLKVDYELWDVNKQQSLLAQSFTAPAGDLRGVAHQIADQIYEKITGVRGAFWTRIAYITAVGVGNNATYSLIVADSDGFNPQVVARSRESLLSPAWSPDGSKIAYVSFESGNSAVYVQNISTGSRSLIASHPRGINSAPAWSPDGRKLAVSLSYVGNPEIFVIDVASHTETRVTNNFAIDTEPTFTPDGQSILFTSDRSGKPQIYQMSASGGAATRLTFQGGFNASASVSYDGKQIAMVQGNGNVYRIAIMDRSLGGQVRFVSPGNVDDSPSFAPNASMLLYAASQGTRGVLYAVSADGAVRQRLVLSDGDVREPSWGPYRQR; from the coding sequence ATGAATCCGCCCATGCGCAGAATGCTCCCCCGCCTAGCTCTCCTCCTGGTTGCCCTGACTGCCTTCGTGGCCGGTCCGGCAGCCGCCCAGTCGCTGAACGTCGACATCGTGGGCGGCCTGAAGACGGCCACTCCGATCGCCGTCGTGCCGTTTGCCCAGGCCGGTGGCGCGCCACTGCCTACCGACGTGGCCGACGTGATCCGCGCGGATTTCAACCGCTCGGGCAAGTTCCGCTCGCTGGACAAGGCCGACATCGTCGAAACCCCGTCACAGGGCGCGGACATCAAGTTCGCCACTTGGCGTCTGCTCAAGCAGGATTTCATCACCATCGGCCGCATCAGCGACGCTGGCGGTGGCAACCTCAAGGTCGATTACGAGCTGTGGGACGTCAACAAGCAGCAGAGCCTGCTGGCCCAGTCGTTCACTGCGCCCGCCGGTGACCTGCGCGGCGTGGCCCACCAGATCGCCGACCAGATCTATGAAAAGATCACCGGCGTGCGTGGTGCCTTCTGGACCCGTATCGCCTATATCACGGCCGTGGGCGTGGGTAACAACGCTACCTACTCGCTGATCGTCGCGGATTCCGATGGCTTCAATCCGCAGGTGGTGGCTCGCTCGCGGGAATCCCTGCTCTCGCCGGCCTGGTCGCCGGACGGCAGCAAGATCGCCTATGTTTCGTTCGAGAGCGGCAATTCGGCAGTCTACGTGCAGAACATCTCCACCGGCTCGCGCAGCCTGATCGCCTCGCATCCGCGTGGCATCAACAGTGCGCCGGCCTGGTCGCCGGACGGTCGCAAGCTGGCCGTCAGCCTGTCGTATGTGGGCAATCCGGAGATCTTCGTGATCGACGTGGCCAGCCACACCGAAACGCGGGTGACCAACAACTTCGCCATCGACACCGAGCCGACCTTCACCCCGGACGGCCAGAGCATCCTGTTCACCTCCGATCGCTCGGGTAAGCCGCAGATCTACCAGATGTCCGCTTCCGGCGGCGCCGCCACGCGTCTCACCTTCCAGGGTGGTTTCAACGCCAGCGCTTCGGTCAGTTACGACGGCAAGCAGATTGCGATGGTGCAGGGCAACGGGAACGTGTATCGTATCGCCATCATGGACCGCAGTCTGGGCGGGCAGGTGCGCTTCGTTTCCCCGGGTAACGTGGACGATTCGCCCAGCTTCGCGCCCAACGCCAGCATGCTGCTTTACGCTGCATCGCAGGGTACGCGTGGTGTCCTGTATGCGGTTTCGGCAGACGGTGCCGTGCGTCAGCGCCTTGTCCTTTCGGACGGCGACGTGCGCGAACCGTCGTGGGGACCCTATCGACAGCGCTGA
- a CDS encoding DedA family protein/thiosulfate sulfurtransferase GlpE, with translation MASINWTDAAPTVAFLGVFAGAIGLPVPAMPTLIVVGSTLVASHNPVLVVATFVAALAGAFLGDLAWFLTGRHFGYRVLDGLCRVSLSPDTCVRRASGFFEKRGVKLLLISRFIPGLSLVTIPIAGAGDTRFVRFTLYDLLGASLWIAVGLSVGMICYRQIDAVLIALREFGIGLAAVAAVVMVLWIGFRYARRVLLLRRMRRSRISVDELTLLLASEPGALIVDVRTAISRRDDPFVIPGARLFDFATTEADIATLPRHSAVVIYCSCPNEVSAAKVAERLGKLGFRNVRPLTGGIGAWRAAGRDVQALVATT, from the coding sequence GTGGCGAGCATCAACTGGACGGACGCGGCACCGACGGTAGCCTTTCTCGGCGTGTTCGCCGGCGCGATCGGCCTGCCGGTGCCCGCCATGCCCACCCTCATCGTGGTCGGCAGCACCCTGGTCGCCTCGCACAACCCCGTCCTGGTTGTCGCCACCTTCGTGGCGGCGCTGGCCGGCGCTTTCCTGGGCGACCTGGCCTGGTTCCTGACCGGGCGGCACTTCGGCTACCGCGTGCTGGACGGCCTGTGCCGGGTGTCGCTCTCGCCGGATACCTGTGTACGGCGCGCCAGCGGCTTCTTCGAAAAACGTGGGGTCAAGCTGCTGCTGATCTCGCGCTTCATTCCCGGCCTGTCGCTGGTCACCATACCCATCGCCGGCGCGGGAGACACGCGCTTCGTCCGTTTCACGTTATACGACCTGCTCGGCGCCTCGCTGTGGATCGCGGTGGGCTTGTCGGTCGGCATGATCTGCTACCGGCAGATCGACGCGGTGCTGATCGCCCTGCGCGAGTTCGGCATCGGCCTGGCCGCGGTTGCCGCCGTGGTCATGGTGCTGTGGATCGGCTTCCGCTATGCGCGACGTGTGCTGCTCCTGCGACGGATGCGGCGGTCGCGCATCTCCGTCGACGAGCTGACGCTCCTGCTCGCCAGCGAACCCGGTGCGCTGATCGTGGATGTGCGCACCGCGATCAGCCGGCGCGACGACCCCTTCGTGATCCCGGGCGCGCGGCTGTTCGATTTCGCCACGACGGAGGCGGATATCGCCACCTTGCCGAGGCACAGTGCCGTGGTGATCTACTGCTCGTGCCCGAACGAGGTATCGGCCGCGAAAGTGGCCGAACGGCTAGGCAAGCTTGGCTTCCGCAACGTGCGACCGCTGACCGGGGGCATCGGTGCATGGCGCGCCGCGGGCCGTGACGTTCAGGCCCTGGTCGCCACCACCTGA
- the ybgF gene encoding tol-pal system protein YbgF codes for MKKTLATSYMAMLFALPVTAQDTRLSLADRVARLEQQSQAQAGTTTLVNQVNDLQQQVSQLQGQIEELQHQNQQLQDSQKAQYADVDSRLGRIEKGGAAAGQPAAAQGTPPAAAQPPATSSQGNAAAGAAGAAAGSASAAPPAGAPSQPANADQQAAYDAAFKSLRAGDYVTASRGFRDFLVKYPDSPLAPNAYYWLGESYYVTMNYPVAIEAFQRLVKQYPQSDKVSDGLLKVGYCQIELKQQDAAIATLKQVGTKYPGTKAAGLAQERLRRLQRQTAN; via the coding sequence ATGAAGAAGACTCTGGCTACCAGTTACATGGCCATGCTTTTTGCTTTGCCCGTCACCGCCCAGGACACCCGTCTGAGTCTCGCCGATCGCGTTGCGCGGCTCGAGCAGCAGTCGCAGGCCCAGGCCGGCACGACCACCCTGGTCAACCAGGTGAACGATCTGCAGCAGCAGGTCTCGCAGTTGCAGGGCCAGATCGAAGAGCTCCAGCACCAGAACCAGCAACTCCAGGATTCCCAGAAGGCACAGTACGCGGATGTCGATTCGCGGCTGGGTCGTATCGAAAAGGGCGGTGCCGCCGCCGGCCAGCCCGCCGCCGCGCAGGGCACGCCGCCGGCCGCCGCCCAGCCACCGGCCACGTCGTCGCAAGGTAACGCCGCAGCCGGCGCCGCAGGCGCGGCTGCCGGCAGTGCCTCCGCCGCGCCCCCCGCGGGCGCGCCGTCCCAGCCGGCCAATGCCGACCAGCAAGCCGCTTACGACGCCGCGTTCAAGTCGCTGCGCGCGGGCGATTACGTCACCGCGTCGCGTGGCTTCCGCGACTTCCTGGTCAAGTACCCGGATAGCCCGCTCGCCCCCAACGCCTACTACTGGCTGGGCGAGTCCTACTACGTGACCATGAACTACCCCGTGGCCATCGAGGCCTTCCAGCGCCTGGTCAAGCAGTATCCGCAGAGCGACAAGGTCTCCGACGGCCTGCTCAAGGTCGGCTATTGCCAGATCGAGCTGAAGCAGCAGGATGCCGCCATCGCCACGCTGAAGCAGGTCGGCACCAAGTATCCGGGCACCAAGGCCGCCGGCCTTGCACAGGAACGCCTGCGTCGCCTGCAGCGCCAGACGGCCAACTGA
- a CDS encoding cell envelope integrity protein TolA: protein MENRNGTPRAVVLAALLHIGIVAFLGLAIIPCSDYEKWANALGLPAAWNPLKCPAPIQLPGQIIEATLIGPTGAPPPKHTAKPVPNTVPPPPAQPTPTPPQPEKPKVETLPPPPKVPALKDQEKVVDDAVQKAEDAKRLQEEQQRQRQAELDAQQEEKKKEKQKQIDEIFKQLDAAKSQTKQADSKKKQAEQQLQDLANAKDDGRENLPYADKVQTGQAGKDDSKQALYIAAIQNAVTPNWLRPDNMPDAPCMVHITQIPGGQVLSAKADASCPYDAAGRASIENAVLRAQPLPYQGFEDVFQRNLTFTFRPQ from the coding sequence ATGGAAAACCGTAACGGTACGCCGCGCGCGGTCGTCCTCGCCGCGCTCCTGCACATCGGCATCGTGGCCTTCCTCGGCCTCGCGATCATCCCGTGCTCGGACTACGAAAAGTGGGCCAACGCCCTGGGCTTGCCCGCGGCATGGAACCCATTGAAGTGTCCCGCGCCGATCCAGCTGCCCGGCCAGATCATCGAGGCCACACTGATCGGCCCCACGGGAGCGCCGCCGCCGAAGCACACCGCCAAGCCGGTGCCCAACACGGTGCCCCCGCCGCCCGCGCAGCCCACGCCCACGCCGCCGCAGCCCGAGAAACCCAAGGTCGAGACCCTGCCGCCGCCGCCGAAGGTGCCGGCCCTGAAGGACCAGGAAAAGGTGGTCGACGACGCCGTGCAGAAGGCTGAGGATGCCAAGCGCCTGCAGGAAGAGCAGCAGCGCCAGCGTCAGGCCGAGCTGGATGCGCAGCAGGAAGAGAAGAAAAAGGAAAAGCAGAAGCAGATCGACGAGATCTTCAAGCAGCTGGACGCCGCCAAGTCGCAGACCAAGCAGGCCGACAGCAAGAAGAAGCAGGCCGAACAGCAGCTGCAGGACCTCGCCAACGCCAAGGATGATGGCCGTGAAAACCTGCCGTACGCCGACAAGGTCCAGACCGGCCAGGCCGGCAAGGACGACAGCAAGCAGGCCCTGTACATCGCCGCGATCCAGAACGCCGTGACACCCAACTGGCTGCGGCCTGACAACATGCCGGACGCCCCATGCATGGTGCACATCACCCAGATCCCGGGTGGCCAGGTGCTCAGTGCGAAGGCGGACGCCAGCTGCCCGTACGATGCCGCGGGCCGGGCGTCGATCGAGAACGCCGTGTTGCGCGCCCAGCCCTTGCCGTACCAGGGCTTCGAGGATGTGTTCCAGCGCAACCTCACGTTCACGTTCCGGCCGCAATGA
- a CDS encoding TVP38/TMEM64 family protein, which produces MTRWRAALPLVLMILTGVVALASGALDRFHPEHLLAEQGMLRAGIAAHPVLSRATYAGVLALAIATGVPGTIVVVLAGGLLFGIVQGSALSSAALVAGSLLLYVASRHAFRAGGRAPPEFAARLRDGFARHPVRYTFALRFVPVVPLGAMTVALAWLRCPVWLFIGATWLGGTVSLVIESAIGAGLASTVGGAAPFSLLDVRILLPLCAFVVVSLLPLLVRSVRARRRRA; this is translated from the coding sequence ATGACGCGCTGGCGTGCCGCCCTGCCGCTGGTGCTGATGATACTGACCGGTGTCGTCGCGCTGGCCAGCGGCGCCCTGGACCGCTTCCATCCCGAGCACCTGCTTGCCGAGCAGGGCATGCTGCGAGCGGGCATTGCCGCCCACCCCGTGCTGTCGCGGGCGACCTACGCGGGCGTGCTGGCCCTGGCGATCGCCACCGGGGTTCCCGGCACCATCGTCGTCGTACTGGCCGGGGGACTGCTGTTCGGCATCGTGCAGGGCAGCGCGTTGTCTTCGGCAGCCCTCGTCGCGGGTTCGCTCCTGCTGTATGTCGCCAGCCGCCACGCCTTTCGGGCAGGCGGGCGGGCACCGCCGGAGTTCGCGGCGAGGCTGCGCGACGGCTTCGCCCGCCATCCCGTGCGCTATACCTTTGCCCTGCGCTTCGTGCCCGTGGTGCCCCTGGGAGCGATGACGGTCGCCCTGGCCTGGCTGCGCTGCCCGGTATGGTTGTTCATCGGGGCCACCTGGCTAGGCGGTACGGTATCGCTGGTGATCGAGAGTGCGATCGGCGCCGGGCTCGCCTCCACCGTCGGCGGAGCGGCCCCTTTCAGCCTGCTGGATGTCCGTATCCTGCTCCCGCTGTGCGCCTTCGTGGTCGTCAGCCTGTTACCCCTGCTCGTGCGGTCGGTACGGGCACGCCGCCGGCGCGCCTGA
- a CDS encoding ATP-binding response regulator → MRDVSASSGLERVWRRTSLVQRLTCVALVPTAISAVLLVTMLTSHQMDNLHEMGRSTADAIAQQSASVSGDALRTGERREIARIAQSIVQLPQVSRVRISDRDGEILADRVNGTAGDDDTLTVAREVVDPLTHRMVGSVTVDVSIGEAIEAQRVSMHNALLWLALSLFIAAMIGWSAARWLSAPLRNLAIAVRQLGLGDRTVVVPVTDDTEIGDLQRGFNGAASKLLHAQIGMEREIAAATEELARKNAALEAASVAKARFLAAASHDLRQPLYALTLFSSGLAVDEFDPLRLNRIAHIQECVEALDHLFSELLDLSRLETGAMPAVLRDVALDDVFEEVSVNFRMVAEQHDLRLVVRTTGLWVRCDRTMLARILNNLVSNALRYTRCGGVLVGARKRMDGRVRIDVWDTGTGIGDDHLRHIFDEFYRVESSPEAGRPEGTRRGLGLGLSTVQRLAGLLGSTASVRSRPGKGSVFSLTLPEARPGIVEFHQPPMQAPAATRDVAGMRVLVIDDEPSILAGISFLLGSWGCEVMTAEDAQQAMEAIHQWMQPPDIVISDLRLREGTGLDVIALLDRYYRRRPGDPPPFARVLITGETRVDFLQSVDTATTRVLFKPVSPDRLHEVMVSAWAVHHAPA, encoded by the coding sequence ATGCGTGACGTATCGGCGTCGTCAGGGCTGGAAAGGGTTTGGCGCCGCACGTCGCTCGTGCAGCGCCTGACCTGCGTGGCGCTGGTGCCTACCGCCATCAGCGCCGTGCTGCTGGTGACGATGCTCACCAGCCACCAGATGGACAACCTGCACGAGATGGGCCGGTCGACCGCGGATGCCATCGCCCAGCAATCGGCTTCCGTATCCGGAGACGCCCTGCGCACCGGCGAGCGCCGCGAGATCGCGCGCATCGCGCAATCCATCGTGCAGTTGCCGCAGGTGTCCCGCGTGCGTATCAGCGACCGGGATGGCGAGATCCTTGCCGACCGGGTCAACGGCACCGCGGGCGACGACGATACGCTCACCGTCGCCCGCGAGGTGGTCGATCCACTCACCCACCGGATGGTGGGCTCGGTTACGGTGGACGTCAGCATCGGGGAGGCCATCGAAGCGCAGCGCGTCAGTATGCACAACGCCCTCCTCTGGCTGGCGCTGAGCCTGTTCATCGCGGCCATGATCGGGTGGTCGGCGGCGCGCTGGCTCAGCGCGCCCTTGCGCAACCTGGCCATTGCCGTACGCCAGCTCGGTCTGGGCGACCGCACTGTGGTGGTGCCCGTCACCGACGACACCGAGATCGGCGATCTGCAGCGCGGCTTCAACGGCGCCGCGTCCAAACTGCTGCATGCGCAGATCGGCATGGAGCGGGAGATCGCCGCCGCCACCGAGGAACTGGCCCGCAAGAACGCCGCGCTGGAAGCGGCCAGCGTCGCCAAGGCCCGCTTCCTCGCCGCCGCCTCGCACGACCTGCGCCAGCCGCTGTACGCACTGACGCTGTTTTCATCGGGCCTGGCGGTGGACGAGTTCGACCCGCTCCGGCTCAACCGCATCGCGCACATCCAGGAATGCGTCGAGGCACTGGATCACCTGTTCAGCGAGTTGCTGGACCTGTCGCGCCTGGAGACCGGCGCCATGCCGGCCGTCCTGCGCGACGTAGCCCTCGACGACGTGTTCGAGGAAGTGAGCGTCAACTTCCGCATGGTCGCCGAGCAGCACGACCTGCGCCTGGTCGTCCGCACCACGGGACTGTGGGTACGCTGCGACCGCACCATGCTGGCCCGCATACTCAACAACCTGGTCAGCAACGCCCTTCGCTACACGCGCTGCGGCGGCGTGCTGGTGGGTGCCCGCAAACGGATGGACGGGCGGGTGCGGATCGACGTGTGGGACACCGGTACCGGCATCGGCGACGACCACCTGCGTCATATCTTCGACGAGTTCTATCGCGTGGAAAGCAGCCCGGAGGCCGGTCGCCCCGAGGGCACCCGGCGTGGTCTCGGACTGGGCCTGTCCACCGTGCAGCGACTGGCCGGATTGCTGGGCAGCACGGCATCGGTGCGGTCACGCCCCGGCAAGGGCAGCGTGTTCTCGCTGACCCTGCCGGAAGCACGCCCGGGCATCGTCGAGTTCCACCAGCCTCCGATGCAGGCACCGGCGGCGACACGCGATGTAGCCGGCATGCGCGTGCTCGTGATCGACGATGAGCCTTCCATCCTGGCCGGCATCAGTTTTCTCCTTGGCAGCTGGGGCTGCGAGGTAATGACTGCCGAAGATGCACAGCAGGCCATGGAGGCCATTCACCAGTGGATGCAGCCGCCCGACATCGTCATTTCCGACCTGCGCCTGCGCGAAGGCACCGGCCTGGACGTGATCGCACTGCTGGATCGCTATTACCGGCGACGCCCGGGCGATCCGCCGCCCTTCGCACGCGTACTCATTACCGGCGAGACGCGCGTGGACTTCCTGCAAAGCGTGGATACGGCAACAACGCGCGTGCTGTTCAAGCCCGTATCCCCGGATCGCCTGCATGAAGTCATGGTTTCCGCCTGGGCTGTCCATCATGCGCCCGCCTGA